The following proteins are encoded in a genomic region of Mycobacterium sp. 155:
- a CDS encoding FadR/GntR family transcriptional regulator, whose amino-acid sequence MNLPDSWTDRPAAVVRRNAAETVFDDLRSAIENGDLPLGVKLPPEAALAERYGVSRSVIREALRSCQTLGLTETRTGSGTTVISTHSAAPRYGQFAARDLVEARPYIEVPAAGWAARRRTEAELARLTAIVDAMSAETDPARWVKMDTDFHLCIARASGNEVFSTVVGAIRGALSTQSRLLNAGIHERRTASDREHRKILDAITAGDFADASERMRQHLDRVEDAVNKLTPMTP is encoded by the coding sequence ATGAATCTGCCCGATAGCTGGACAGATCGTCCCGCGGCCGTCGTGCGCCGCAACGCCGCGGAAACGGTGTTCGACGATCTGCGCTCGGCCATCGAGAACGGTGACTTGCCGCTCGGCGTGAAACTGCCTCCCGAGGCCGCGCTGGCCGAGCGTTACGGCGTCAGCCGCTCGGTCATCCGGGAGGCGCTGCGGTCCTGCCAGACGCTCGGGCTCACCGAAACACGGACCGGTTCGGGCACCACAGTGATCTCGACCCACTCCGCCGCACCGCGCTACGGCCAGTTCGCCGCCCGCGACCTCGTGGAGGCCAGGCCCTATATCGAGGTACCGGCCGCCGGGTGGGCGGCACGACGCCGCACCGAAGCCGAATTGGCCAGGTTGACAGCGATTGTCGATGCGATGAGCGCCGAAACGGATCCGGCCCGCTGGGTCAAGATGGACACCGATTTTCATCTCTGCATCGCCCGCGCGTCAGGCAACGAGGTGTTCTCCACCGTGGTCGGCGCGATCCGCGGTGCCTTGTCGACCCAGTCCCGGTTACTCAACGCCGGTATCCACGAACGGCGCACGGCGTCCGACCGCGAACACCGTAAGATCCTCGACGCCATCACCGCAGGGGATTTCGCCGACGCTTCCGAGCGTATGCGTCAGCACCTCGACCGCGTGGAGGACGCCGTGAACAAACTGACCCCCATGACGCCCTGA